One window of Microbacterium sp. Root61 genomic DNA carries:
- a CDS encoding alpha/beta hydrolase family protein, translating to MAALWYPAADEDGTASPGEPWADSETADALEVQLVTALGAPEASAPDLKKVRAHAHGSAAAASISDIPLVVFSPALGASRSMVTGLAESLASDGVAVLAVDHPADAAAILFPDGEVVHGDLPALIDAAAGAGDQQRAALLSEDAVVARTDDVFAALDELTALSTEPDVSASALPPGLAGRIDTEHVVVMGHSLGGATALAAASDPRIAGVIDLDGTPWGPVVEAGVTKPALIVLSDDTEPANDPQLEAFLAASPSAELERIDGARHLSFTDLLWLHSQLGEAGDEFLGSIDPTAFHTRLVELVRDFVIRHTSDAH from the coding sequence ATGGCAGCGCTCTGGTACCCCGCCGCGGACGAGGATGGGACCGCCTCGCCCGGCGAGCCGTGGGCTGACTCGGAGACCGCTGACGCGCTCGAAGTGCAGCTGGTGACGGCACTCGGAGCGCCAGAGGCCTCAGCACCGGATCTGAAGAAGGTCCGGGCGCATGCGCACGGGAGCGCTGCAGCGGCGTCGATCAGCGATATCCCGCTCGTTGTGTTCTCGCCGGCCCTGGGCGCCTCGCGCAGCATGGTGACGGGGCTCGCGGAGAGCCTTGCGTCGGACGGAGTGGCCGTGCTCGCTGTGGACCATCCCGCGGATGCCGCGGCCATCCTATTTCCCGATGGTGAGGTCGTGCACGGCGATCTTCCCGCTCTGATCGACGCCGCAGCCGGCGCTGGCGACCAGCAGCGTGCCGCGCTGCTGTCGGAGGACGCCGTCGTCGCGCGCACGGACGACGTCTTTGCGGCGCTCGACGAACTGACCGCGTTGAGCACCGAGCCCGACGTGAGCGCTTCTGCTCTTCCCCCGGGGCTGGCCGGCCGGATCGACACGGAGCATGTCGTCGTCATGGGGCACTCCCTCGGCGGTGCAACGGCGCTGGCTGCCGCATCCGACCCCCGCATCGCCGGGGTCATCGACCTCGACGGCACTCCGTGGGGCCCAGTCGTCGAGGCAGGAGTGACCAAGCCCGCTCTCATCGTGCTGAGCGATGACACCGAACCGGCAAATGATCCGCAGCTCGAAGCGTTTCTCGCGGCATCCCCCAGTGCCGAGCTGGAGCGCATCGACGGAGCGCGCCACTTGTCGTTCACCGATCTGCTCTGGCTGCACTCTCAACTCGGCGAAGCCGGCGACGAGTTCCTCGGATCGATCGACCCGACGGCGTTTCACACCCGGTTGGTCGAGTTGGTACGCGACTTCGTCATCCGACACACCTCAGACGCGCACTGA
- a CDS encoding fumarylacetoacetate hydrolase family protein: MRIARWMHDGHVGEGFVIDDRVIAFDDGTSVTEILARGLEGARDAHELVLHQLRESDAAALPLADVALLAPLVPASIRDFVTFEEHVEGVSAGVEGKSHVAPEWYEAPTFYFTNPHTVHAPGQELRPPVTERLDFELELAAIIGAAPAVGESNLTVADAASVIFGYTIMNDWSARDLQAREMQVRLGPAKGKDFGTVLGPWIVTADEFEQYLDDEGFLQLRAEVRVNGVLLGEDLIANMGWPFPELVAYASRNSRVVPGDVLGSGTVGNGGCLGELWGRNQGLTPPPLKEGDVVAMSIEGIGDLVNRVGATQAAPELPPARIRTRQRHRTHRGTV; this comes from the coding sequence ATGAGAATCGCGCGCTGGATGCACGATGGACACGTCGGTGAGGGATTCGTCATCGACGACCGCGTGATCGCATTCGATGACGGGACCTCTGTCACGGAGATTCTCGCGCGTGGCCTCGAAGGAGCGCGAGACGCTCACGAGCTTGTCCTTCACCAGCTGCGAGAATCGGATGCCGCGGCCTTGCCGCTCGCGGACGTCGCGCTTCTCGCCCCGCTCGTGCCCGCCTCCATCCGGGACTTCGTCACGTTCGAGGAGCACGTCGAGGGAGTCTCCGCCGGCGTGGAGGGCAAAAGTCACGTCGCCCCGGAGTGGTACGAGGCTCCGACGTTCTACTTCACCAACCCGCACACAGTCCACGCACCGGGTCAAGAGCTGCGACCACCCGTCACCGAGCGGCTGGATTTCGAACTCGAACTGGCGGCGATCATTGGTGCAGCACCCGCAGTGGGCGAGTCGAACCTCACCGTCGCGGATGCCGCATCCGTCATCTTCGGGTACACGATCATGAACGACTGGTCGGCCCGCGATCTTCAAGCCCGCGAGATGCAGGTCAGGCTCGGCCCGGCCAAGGGCAAAGACTTCGGCACCGTGCTGGGGCCATGGATCGTGACCGCCGACGAATTCGAGCAGTACCTCGACGACGAAGGATTCCTTCAGCTCCGTGCCGAAGTCCGGGTCAACGGCGTGCTGCTCGGCGAGGACCTCATCGCGAACATGGGATGGCCGTTTCCTGAGCTCGTCGCCTACGCGTCGAGAAACTCGCGAGTGGTCCCCGGCGATGTTCTGGGATCGGGAACTGTGGGCAACGGCGGATGCCTCGGTGAACTGTGGGGGCGCAACCAGGGCCTCACCCCGCCTCCGCTGAAGGAGGGTGACGTTGTCGCCATGTCGATCGAAGGCATCGGCGACCTCGTCAATCGCGTCGGCGCGACACAGGCTGCACCTGAGCTCCCGCCGGCGCGAATCCGAACGCGCCAGCGCCACCGCACACACCGTGGGACAGTCTGA
- a CDS encoding MBL fold metallo-hydrolase — MTATPSMQELAPGVWAYVQPDGGWMINNMGLIVGPSGATSVDVTSTERRTRDYLRAVERVSEVPVKRVVLTHSHPDHCNGISLMPDAEIIAHRTVADDLQRPHTLAPHIFQTFEQGAIEPRIPTVVFDDAVTIDPSGRRIEVRHPGWPAHTPGDAYVWLPDERVLFAGDLVFHGGTPFALSGSPAGWLRALEQMADLEPEIVVPGHGSVGGPELFGPVADYLHFLIDAATEARDRGLTPLEAARALDLARFGDLLEQERIVGNLHRALAELDGVEPDFARAWQDMYEYNGMRPLDCHA, encoded by the coding sequence GTGACCGCGACCCCGAGCATGCAGGAACTCGCTCCGGGAGTGTGGGCGTACGTCCAGCCCGACGGCGGCTGGATGATCAACAACATGGGGTTGATCGTCGGGCCGAGTGGCGCGACGAGCGTCGATGTGACATCGACGGAACGGCGCACGCGCGACTATCTGCGCGCCGTCGAACGGGTGTCCGAGGTGCCGGTGAAGCGGGTGGTGCTCACCCACTCGCACCCGGATCACTGCAACGGCATCTCCTTGATGCCCGATGCCGAGATCATCGCCCACAGAACTGTCGCCGACGACCTGCAGCGACCGCATACACTTGCCCCGCATATCTTCCAGACCTTCGAGCAGGGGGCGATCGAACCGCGCATCCCGACCGTCGTCTTCGACGACGCTGTGACCATCGACCCGAGCGGGCGCCGTATCGAGGTGCGCCACCCGGGATGGCCCGCACACACTCCCGGTGACGCGTACGTATGGCTCCCCGACGAGCGTGTGCTCTTCGCGGGGGACCTGGTCTTTCACGGAGGAACGCCGTTCGCGCTGTCCGGCTCGCCCGCGGGATGGCTGCGCGCGCTGGAGCAGATGGCGGACCTCGAACCCGAGATCGTCGTTCCCGGGCATGGGTCGGTGGGCGGTCCGGAACTCTTCGGGCCGGTCGCCGACTACCTGCACTTCCTCATCGACGCGGCGACGGAAGCCCGCGACCGTGGTCTGACGCCCTTGGAGGCAGCTCGCGCCCTCGACCTTGCCCGGTTCGGTGATCTCCTGGAACAGGAGCGCATCGTCGGAAACCTGCATCGCGCTCTCGCAGAGCTCGACGGCGTCGAACCGGACTTCGCGAGAGCCTGGCAGGACATGTACGAGTACAACGGAATGCGGCCCCTTGACTGCCATGCCTGA
- a CDS encoding MFS transporter, translating into MTQSQTLEEKVVVSPQGEFRRGWPTLVFSTIGAGVGLSALGYILGTLVVPLQEEFGWGRGEINLASLVSSLGLAAALPFVGKLLDRYGVKRVALISIPLFVVVLTLLSVLTSSLMTFLAFYAMAGFLGAGTSAVTYSKAVVEKFNKNRGIALGIVAGGLGTAGLILPPLMGIVIANGGWRAAYLTMAVLAALPFVLVFFARLSSPSAVVAIDRTTLPGLTLRTAVRRREFWSLCVVFFLLGWALLTMIPHFVPLLIDSGVDPVRAAFLSSLVGVGTVIARPVIGWLFDRFNAIHVAVPLFAAAALGCLLLLWAGPGAAPLTALLIGIGFGAEIDLMSYLSSRYFGPRAFGALYSIVYSVFMIGSAFGPVMAGFAFDATGSYSIPLIVAASMMAVAAVVLLTLPRFSKDS; encoded by the coding sequence ATGACGCAGTCACAGACCCTGGAAGAGAAGGTCGTGGTCTCGCCGCAGGGCGAGTTCCGACGCGGATGGCCGACCCTCGTTTTCAGCACGATCGGCGCCGGCGTCGGTCTGAGCGCGCTGGGGTACATTCTCGGCACCCTTGTCGTCCCGCTTCAGGAGGAGTTCGGATGGGGACGTGGCGAGATCAACCTCGCTTCCCTCGTCAGTTCGCTCGGTCTCGCAGCTGCTCTTCCGTTCGTGGGCAAGCTCCTTGACCGCTATGGGGTAAAGCGGGTCGCTCTGATCTCGATACCGCTCTTCGTCGTCGTACTGACCCTGCTGAGCGTTCTGACCTCGAGCCTGATGACGTTCCTGGCGTTCTATGCCATGGCGGGATTTCTGGGCGCCGGCACGTCGGCCGTAACGTACTCGAAGGCGGTCGTCGAGAAGTTCAACAAGAACCGCGGCATCGCGCTGGGAATCGTCGCGGGCGGGCTCGGGACAGCAGGGCTGATCCTGCCGCCGCTCATGGGTATCGTGATCGCCAATGGCGGCTGGCGTGCCGCATACCTGACGATGGCGGTGCTGGCTGCATTGCCATTCGTGCTCGTGTTCTTCGCCCGGCTGAGCTCGCCATCCGCCGTCGTCGCGATCGACCGCACAACTCTTCCCGGACTGACGTTGCGCACCGCGGTTCGCCGGCGCGAATTCTGGAGCCTGTGCGTCGTCTTCTTCCTGCTGGGCTGGGCGCTCCTGACGATGATTCCGCACTTCGTGCCCCTTCTCATCGACTCCGGCGTCGACCCTGTCCGGGCGGCATTCCTGTCATCGCTCGTCGGTGTCGGCACCGTGATCGCTCGCCCGGTGATCGGCTGGCTCTTCGATCGCTTCAACGCGATTCACGTTGCTGTTCCGCTGTTCGCCGCTGCCGCGCTGGGATGCCTGCTGCTCCTGTGGGCCGGCCCCGGTGCAGCGCCGTTGACCGCCCTGCTCATCGGCATCGGGTTCGGCGCTGAGATCGACCTGATGTCCTACCTCAGCTCGCGATACTTCGGCCCGCGCGCATTCGGTGCGCTGTACAGCATCGTCTACAGCGTCTTCATGATCGGCAGCGCTTTCGGGCCCGTGATGGCAGGCTTCGCGTTCGACGCCACCGGCAGCTACAGCATCCCACTCATCGTCGCCGCGTCGATGATGGCGGTCGCCGCAGTCGTGCTCTTGACCCTGCCTCGCTTCAGCAAGGACTCCTGA
- a CDS encoding LysR family transcriptional regulator, translated as MAAFDLNLLRPLLVLLEERNVTRAAARLHLSQPATSAALARLRRHYDDDLLVRTGRIMQLTPFARDLLPAVTHAVAELTPVIDRKLSFDPAHTERRFVIGATDYMTAILAGPLLRTLSQDAPRASVDFAPQPVRDGTLAPYSHLDLIVGPVGFNLPGRSRELFTDDFVLIADPDNAVLSQSDPTVSDLSSVPHALAYLNDPDHDSVQDVLRRAGVDYIIGARLFGLAALPLLVSGTDMVAMVPRMLAAKASRTLHLSVFELPEDMKLPMTECVYWHPRDEDDPAIAWLRDALTRTVGSLSREPSGPSPRTLSHAR; from the coding sequence GTGGCAGCTTTCGACTTGAATCTCTTGAGACCGCTGTTGGTGCTGTTGGAGGAGCGCAACGTCACGCGGGCAGCGGCGCGCCTGCATCTGAGCCAGCCCGCGACCTCGGCGGCGCTCGCCCGGCTGCGTCGCCACTACGACGATGACCTCCTGGTACGCACCGGCCGGATCATGCAGCTCACCCCATTCGCCCGGGACCTGCTGCCAGCGGTGACCCACGCGGTCGCAGAGCTGACGCCGGTCATAGACCGCAAACTGAGCTTCGATCCGGCTCACACAGAGCGCCGATTCGTCATCGGGGCGACCGACTACATGACGGCGATCCTCGCGGGTCCGCTGTTGCGAACGCTCTCCCAGGACGCGCCCCGGGCATCGGTCGACTTCGCGCCCCAGCCTGTGCGGGACGGGACACTCGCCCCGTACAGCCATCTCGACCTCATCGTCGGGCCGGTCGGGTTCAACCTCCCCGGCCGCAGCAGAGAGCTCTTCACCGACGACTTCGTACTCATCGCCGATCCGGACAACGCCGTACTGTCCCAGTCCGATCCGACCGTTTCAGACCTCTCCTCCGTGCCACACGCCCTCGCGTACCTCAACGACCCCGACCACGACAGCGTGCAGGACGTGCTGCGCCGAGCCGGAGTCGACTACATCATCGGCGCCCGGCTGTTCGGCCTTGCCGCGCTACCGCTGCTCGTTTCGGGTACGGACATGGTCGCGATGGTTCCGCGGATGCTGGCGGCCAAGGCATCTCGCACTCTTCACCTCTCAGTGTTCGAGCTACCCGAGGACATGAAGCTGCCGATGACCGAATGTGTGTACTGGCATCCGCGCGACGAGGACGATCCTGCGATCGCGTGGCTCCGGGACGCTCTCACCCGAACCGTCGGTTCGCTCTCACGAGAGCCGAGTGGACCGTCGCCGCGAACCCTCTCCCATGCTCGGTAA
- a CDS encoding response regulator transcription factor, whose product MPLLRIALVNDYEVVVRGVAAMLRGYQSVIEVVELDLNHSVGESVDIALYDTFAATQADRQEVRILASNPLVGKVAVYSWVLDPALIQAALANGAGAYISKGIPAQQLVTALTQIHQGGQLVYTGDDTTASIAIGDWPGREEGLTQREAEVLALITQGLSNNEIADRAHLSVNSIKTYIRTCYRRINVTSRTNAVLWGIEHGFRPDRTRVSHPELEPAASSH is encoded by the coding sequence ATGCCACTGCTCAGGATCGCCCTCGTCAACGACTACGAAGTCGTCGTCCGCGGCGTGGCCGCGATGTTGCGGGGCTACCAGAGCGTGATCGAAGTCGTCGAGCTGGATCTGAACCATAGCGTCGGCGAATCGGTGGATATCGCGTTGTATGACACGTTCGCCGCGACACAGGCTGATCGGCAAGAGGTGCGGATACTGGCTTCCAACCCGCTGGTAGGGAAAGTCGCTGTCTACTCGTGGGTTCTGGACCCTGCGCTGATCCAGGCGGCGTTGGCGAACGGGGCAGGGGCGTACATTTCGAAAGGGATCCCGGCCCAGCAGCTGGTGACAGCCCTCACCCAGATCCACCAAGGCGGGCAACTCGTCTACACCGGAGACGACACCACCGCCTCCATCGCCATCGGCGACTGGCCCGGTCGAGAAGAAGGCCTCACCCAGCGCGAAGCCGAAGTTCTGGCGCTGATCACACAGGGGCTATCAAACAACGAGATCGCCGACCGTGCCCACCTCTCGGTCAACTCGATCAAAACCTACATCCGCACCTGTTACCGCCGGATCAACGTGACCAGCCGCACCAACGCCGTGCTGTGGGGCATCGAACACGGATTTCGCCCCGATCGCACCAGGGTCAGCCACCCCGAACTCGAACCAGCCGCCAGCAGCCACTGA
- a CDS encoding DUF7882 family protein, protein MGYLYYGNDSYAVEIDDRPLAHLKIAILSLLRAGKSVAFTFDRSAAAGSGRETLWISPSTDIRFRFNGSRVPRINEPWLRSIIATAGTPTGLRLIAEADAVPDDSLVAA, encoded by the coding sequence ATGGGTTATCTCTATTACGGCAACGACAGCTATGCGGTCGAGATCGATGATCGTCCCCTCGCTCACCTGAAGATCGCCATCCTCAGCCTGCTGCGCGCCGGTAAAAGCGTCGCCTTCACCTTCGACCGCTCTGCCGCTGCCGGCAGCGGGCGGGAGACGCTGTGGATCAGCCCGTCGACCGACATCCGTTTCCGGTTCAATGGAAGCAGGGTGCCCCGAATCAACGAGCCGTGGCTGCGGTCCATCATCGCCACCGCAGGAACCCCTACCGGGCTACGTCTGATTGCCGAAGCGGACGCGGTTCCCGACGACAGCTTGGTCGCGGCGTGA
- a CDS encoding ROK family transcriptional regulator, with product MSAVAQSFEPTRSEVLACLLSGEETDVHELAAKTGLSQSTVFRSVDQLLQVPNLLHRRVAREGGRGRPTTKVMLNRRYSVLVGVVLDSAVSRFILTDVLGRAWGERKLTTPPALTAAELADWVVTETRDLVAELGEGSPLGALAVGVPGALTPDQEQVVGSHNLPIIGGPDFIDRIRRTMHVPVRFENDSHAALLGELSFGAVSASGVVVLVTMSTGVSAAIAVEGEILVGSTGSLGEFGRLTLTADGLRVEDLLSEAGLNKHLRARGHPIDDSVGLAAAVEEDPRIRRQMDDAFDHLIAIIALAYEPHTILVTGGFSALFPENRLASVARRVEDQVLVRTDIRRADLGDDSALLGAISLASAARFAEFGLTDQQLAALPPATLAPVAPSGAPVTATSARPPMPVDAP from the coding sequence ATGTCAGCTGTAGCGCAAAGTTTCGAGCCCACGAGGAGCGAGGTGCTCGCGTGCCTTCTCTCCGGCGAAGAAACAGATGTGCACGAGCTCGCCGCGAAGACCGGTCTGAGCCAATCGACGGTCTTCCGTTCGGTCGATCAGCTCCTCCAAGTGCCCAATCTGCTGCACCGCCGCGTCGCTCGCGAGGGCGGTCGAGGACGACCCACGACCAAGGTGATGCTGAACCGGCGCTACTCGGTCCTGGTGGGCGTCGTGTTGGACAGCGCCGTCAGCCGCTTCATCCTCACCGACGTGCTCGGGCGGGCGTGGGGCGAGCGGAAGCTGACGACGCCACCCGCACTCACGGCTGCTGAACTCGCGGACTGGGTGGTCACTGAGACCCGCGACCTCGTCGCAGAACTGGGTGAAGGGTCCCCTCTCGGAGCCCTCGCCGTCGGAGTGCCCGGGGCACTCACCCCGGATCAGGAGCAGGTTGTCGGATCGCACAACCTTCCGATCATCGGGGGCCCCGACTTCATCGATCGGATTCGTCGCACGATGCACGTTCCCGTGAGATTCGAGAACGACTCGCACGCAGCACTCCTCGGCGAACTCAGCTTCGGGGCAGTGAGCGCCTCCGGCGTGGTGGTGCTCGTCACCATGAGCACCGGCGTGAGCGCTGCCATCGCGGTCGAAGGCGAGATTCTCGTAGGGAGCACCGGATCGCTGGGAGAGTTCGGCCGGCTGACGCTCACGGCGGACGGGCTTCGCGTCGAAGACCTGTTGAGCGAAGCGGGGCTCAACAAGCATCTCCGAGCGCGCGGGCATCCGATCGACGATTCGGTTGGTCTGGCTGCAGCTGTCGAGGAGGATCCACGCATCCGACGGCAGATGGATGACGCGTTCGACCACCTGATCGCGATCATCGCCCTCGCCTACGAGCCCCACACCATTCTGGTCACGGGTGGATTCTCCGCGCTGTTCCCGGAGAACCGCCTCGCTTCGGTCGCGCGCAGGGTCGAGGACCAGGTCCTTGTCCGCACAGACATTCGTCGCGCGGATCTGGGCGACGACTCAGCTCTTCTCGGCGCGATCTCACTCGCATCGGCTGCTCGGTTCGCGGAGTTCGGACTGACGGATCAGCAGTTGGCGGCGCTCCCGCCCGCGACGCTGGCCCCGGTTGCACCGTCCGGCGCCCCTGTCACGGCGACGAGTGCCCGCCCGCCGATGCCTGTCGATGCGCCCTAA
- the nagA gene encoding N-acetylglucosamine-6-phosphate deacetylase, whose product MRPKAVREARSAQLLLFNGTIIAPDRALEHSVTVRNGAIDGYGATAKDHDGPMLDLRGGVVRAGYIDLHCHGGGGAGVYSGDEDDVATTAETHLRRGTTSMLASLTAAPTSALRAAAEAVARSVASRRAPNIVGVHFEGPYLSRKRPGAQPPDGLRDVEEGELEELIAACAGLPVSMTIAPELPGAIAAIRRFAHRVRFFIGHTDATAAEFDVAVDAGAHGVTHLFNAMPPFHHREPGPVARALLDPRVRSEIILDGHHMDDDAVRVALAVAGPRRLMLVTDAMAAAGMTDGDYSLPGLRATVEDGAAYVSGTSTLAGSTLTMDRAVQRLIELGSTPHEVSEMASGNAAELMGWTDRGSLRIGARADFVVTDAVGKVRSVFLAGEPI is encoded by the coding sequence ATGCGCCCTAAGGCGGTTCGCGAGGCGAGGTCGGCTCAGCTGCTCCTCTTCAACGGCACGATCATCGCTCCGGACCGGGCCCTGGAGCATTCGGTCACCGTCAGGAATGGAGCCATCGACGGCTACGGGGCCACGGCGAAGGATCACGACGGGCCGATGCTCGACCTCCGCGGCGGGGTCGTCCGGGCAGGGTATATCGATCTGCACTGCCACGGGGGCGGCGGTGCGGGCGTGTACTCGGGCGACGAGGATGACGTCGCCACGACTGCCGAGACGCACCTCCGCCGCGGTACCACCAGCATGCTGGCCTCTCTCACAGCGGCGCCCACGTCCGCTCTGCGGGCGGCAGCCGAAGCGGTGGCGCGATCGGTCGCGTCCCGACGTGCACCGAACATCGTCGGCGTTCACTTCGAAGGGCCCTACCTCTCGCGCAAGCGACCCGGTGCGCAACCCCCGGATGGACTCCGCGACGTAGAGGAAGGGGAGCTCGAGGAGCTGATCGCCGCGTGCGCAGGCCTGCCGGTCTCCATGACGATCGCCCCGGAGCTGCCGGGCGCGATCGCGGCCATCCGTCGCTTCGCGCATCGCGTGCGGTTCTTCATCGGGCACACCGACGCCACTGCGGCCGAGTTCGACGTCGCAGTCGATGCCGGGGCGCACGGCGTCACCCACCTCTTCAATGCGATGCCGCCGTTTCATCATCGCGAACCGGGCCCCGTGGCGCGGGCGTTGCTGGATCCACGGGTGCGCAGCGAGATCATCCTCGACGGACATCACATGGACGACGACGCCGTTCGCGTCGCCTTGGCCGTCGCCGGGCCGCGGCGGCTCATGCTGGTGACCGACGCGATGGCCGCGGCAGGCATGACCGACGGCGATTATTCACTGCCGGGTCTGCGCGCAACGGTGGAAGACGGGGCCGCATACGTCTCGGGCACGTCGACCCTGGCCGGATCCACGCTCACGATGGATCGGGCCGTGCAGCGACTGATCGAGCTCGGCTCGACGCCGCACGAGGTGAGCGAGATGGCGTCCGGCAATGCGGCCGAGTTGATGGGGTGGACTGACCGTGGCTCCCTCCGGATCGGCGCGCGGGCGGACTTCGTGGTCACGGACGCCGTCGGCAAGGTTCGGTCGGTCTTCCTCGCCGGCGAACCGATCTGA
- a CDS encoding ROK family transcriptional regulator gives MKPLAGFEPNRTDVLARLLAGDEVDIQRLVSDTGLSTSTVLRSVDDLMNAHGLIESRPSAQSGPGRPGRRVAVNRRFSLVAGVDLGGTNCRIVLADALGKPLAKVRLATPRDRTAEELGDWLAAHVSALVGEFGDGAHLGAVGVGVPGAVSSERDRVVGSLNLPAIVGTAFMERVSTTLEVPVRFDNDSSLALLGELSYGSTPPSETTVLLILGTGISAAAAVRGEILSGAEGSLGEFGRLPLPGTDARVRDLLSGAALPEYATRSGHPMASSRELLSDPDAFRDLLSDIHGALQHVLGIIALAYEPATILLSGGFSDVFPPETLTAIAERMRAGTEVDCEVRPSSLRDDSGLLGAMALGLLALYRDHGVAAEQLAGLPEATSIAAALKTAPVPAT, from the coding sequence ATGAAACCGCTTGCGGGATTCGAACCCAACCGCACTGATGTGCTCGCACGACTGCTCGCCGGCGACGAAGTGGATATCCAGCGCCTTGTCTCCGACACGGGTCTCAGCACCTCGACCGTGCTGCGTTCCGTGGATGACCTGATGAACGCCCACGGTCTGATCGAGAGCCGCCCTTCGGCGCAGAGCGGGCCCGGCCGACCGGGCCGTCGCGTGGCGGTCAACCGTCGGTTCTCGCTCGTGGCGGGCGTGGATCTGGGCGGCACGAACTGTCGGATCGTTCTGGCGGACGCTTTGGGCAAGCCTCTGGCGAAGGTCCGTCTCGCCACGCCGCGCGATCGCACAGCCGAGGAGCTCGGGGACTGGCTCGCTGCTCACGTCAGTGCCCTGGTCGGGGAATTCGGCGACGGCGCTCACCTCGGCGCGGTCGGGGTCGGAGTTCCTGGCGCGGTCTCGTCCGAGCGCGACCGCGTCGTCGGCTCCCTGAACCTGCCGGCGATCGTCGGCACCGCCTTCATGGAACGTGTCTCCACCACGCTCGAGGTGCCTGTCAGGTTCGACAACGACTCAAGTCTGGCGCTCCTGGGAGAGCTTTCCTACGGAAGCACACCCCCCTCCGAGACGACCGTGCTGCTCATCCTGGGCACTGGTATCAGCGCGGCGGCAGCGGTGCGCGGCGAGATACTCTCCGGCGCGGAGGGATCGCTCGGCGAGTTCGGCAGGTTGCCGTTGCCGGGCACTGACGCACGGGTCCGAGACCTCTTGAGCGGGGCGGCATTGCCCGAGTACGCGACCAGAAGCGGGCATCCGATGGCCTCGTCACGAGAGCTCCTCTCCGACCCCGACGCGTTCCGCGATCTCTTGAGCGACATCCACGGCGCCTTGCAGCACGTTCTGGGAATCATCGCGCTGGCCTACGAACCCGCCACGATCCTTCTGTCGGGTGGGTTCTCCGACGTGTTCCCGCCGGAGACCCTGACCGCCATTGCCGAGCGCATGCGAGCGGGCACGGAGGTCGATTGTGAGGTCCGTCCGTCGTCGCTTCGGGATGACTCCGGTCTGCTCGGTGCGATGGCGCTCGGACTGCTCGCGCTGTATCGCGACCACGGCGTCGCAGCGGAGCAGCTCGCCGGCCTCCCGGAGGCGACTTCTATCGCCGCAGCGCTCAAGACCGCTCCCGTCCCCGCGACCTGA
- a CDS encoding carbohydrate ABC transporter permease: protein MSTVVRRPKPRHTVANVVVIVFCVIWAFPIYWMLSTSFKTSGNIVSTTPQFIPQPFTLDNYIGAIQKPGFLTSLGNSVLVTIVVTIVTVLLGFFAAAALTRLRFPGRKAIVVVLLAVQMIPGAAILIPLFLTFRDLGLLNSFLGLCLAYTATVLPFGIVVLRGFFQAIPAELEEAARLDGAGETRLLRSIYFPLVLPGVISCSVFAFIAAWNDYIVAYVMLQEQEKYTLPVWLVSFSTNVGTDYGGIVAGSVLFAIPVVVFFMIVQRKLVSGMSAGSVKG from the coding sequence GTGAGCACTGTCGTGCGCCGGCCGAAGCCTCGCCATACCGTCGCGAACGTCGTCGTCATCGTGTTCTGCGTGATCTGGGCGTTCCCCATCTACTGGATGCTCAGCACCTCGTTCAAGACTTCGGGCAACATCGTCTCGACCACACCGCAGTTCATCCCGCAGCCCTTCACACTGGACAACTACATCGGCGCGATCCAGAAACCTGGCTTCCTGACATCGCTCGGCAACAGCGTGCTCGTCACGATCGTCGTCACGATCGTGACTGTTCTACTCGGCTTCTTCGCCGCCGCAGCACTCACCAGGCTTCGATTCCCGGGACGCAAGGCCATCGTCGTTGTTCTGCTGGCGGTGCAGATGATCCCCGGCGCAGCGATCCTCATTCCGTTGTTCCTGACATTCCGCGACCTCGGGCTCCTCAACAGCTTCCTGGGTCTGTGCCTGGCGTACACCGCCACCGTCCTCCCCTTCGGCATCGTCGTCCTCCGCGGGTTCTTCCAAGCGATCCCCGCAGAGCTCGAAGAGGCCGCCCGCCTTGACGGCGCCGGGGAGACGCGACTCCTGCGTAGCATCTACTTCCCGCTCGTGCTTCCCGGTGTCATCTCCTGCAGCGTGTTCGCGTTCATCGCCGCGTGGAACGACTACATCGTGGCGTACGTCATGTTGCAGGAGCAGGAGAAGTACACGCTGCCCGTCTGGCTCGTCTCCTTCAGCACCAACGTTGGAACCGACTACGGCGGCATCGTCGCGGGCTCCGTTCTCTTCGCGATCCCGGTTGTCGTCTTCTTCATGATCGTCCAGCGCAAGCTCGTCAGCGGCATGTCGGCGGGCAGCGTGAAGGGGTGA